From a single Gammaproteobacteria bacterium genomic region:
- a CDS encoding Arc family DNA-binding protein — protein MPTLTIKNIPEDLYAQLKQYAALNRRSVNSEVILCIERAIRSRRIQPEAYLARARRLRAKTKHYPISDDEFNAMKVAGRP, from the coding sequence ATGCCGACCCTGACGATAAAAAACATTCCCGAAGACCTGTATGCTCAATTGAAGCAGTATGCTGCGCTCAATCGGCGCAGTGTGAACAGCGAAGTTATTTTGTGCATTGAGAGAGCGATAAGAAGCCGGAGGATACAACCCGAAGCCTATTTGGCAAGAGCGCGGCGGTTGCGCGCAAAAACAAAGCACTACCCTATCAGTGATGACGAATTCAATGCGATGAAGGTGGCAGGGCGGCCATGA
- a CDS encoding PIN domain-containing protein, producing the protein MIVVDTNIIGYLYLSSERSEQVEKALLKDAEWIAPILWRSEFRNVLAQYIRKDLLTFEDAVRMMDEAE; encoded by the coding sequence ATGATAGTGGTGGATACCAACATCATTGGCTATTTGTACCTGAGCAGCGAGCGGTCTGAACAGGTAGAGAAGGCGCTGCTGAAAGATGCGGAGTGGATTGCACCCATACTGTGGCGGAGTGAGTTTCGGAATGTGTTGGCGCAATATATCAGGAAAGATCTTTTGACGTTTGAAGATGCGGTGCGAATGATGGATGAAGCCGAG